The Coraliomargarita sinensis genome has a segment encoding these proteins:
- a CDS encoding RluA family pseudouridine synthase yields MSSQDTAQPDELPLNKGVHLLAANEDGLVALEKPFGAMSHPNKATDIKRSMIQASYDYENEYFFWETEEGVERKVWLINRLDSPTSGVILVGLNPEIAAIIKQEFSTHKVTKNYHALVRHKPHKHAGIWADVISKDLVNNGRKIKKGRQIKAKSGYQLVKTPVGGFPIALLKLVPVTGRTHQLRIQCSKHGHPIVGDRSYGNFRFNKEVVLETGEKRMMLHASECIVNYTYKGKAKTFRAHSELPEAFQAVLGFRPGMGKPRPTENQSEKQDSANLKGRRFKAV; encoded by the coding sequence ATGTCTTCTCAAGATACAGCACAGCCTGATGAACTGCCCTTGAACAAGGGTGTGCATCTGTTGGCGGCGAATGAGGACGGCTTGGTCGCGCTCGAAAAGCCGTTCGGTGCCATGTCGCACCCCAACAAAGCCACGGATATCAAGCGCTCCATGATTCAGGCCAGTTACGATTATGAAAACGAATATTTTTTCTGGGAGACAGAAGAAGGCGTGGAGCGAAAGGTTTGGTTAATCAACCGTCTCGACTCGCCGACATCCGGCGTGATTTTAGTCGGCCTGAATCCGGAGATTGCAGCCATTATTAAGCAGGAGTTCAGCACCCACAAAGTAACTAAAAACTATCATGCCTTGGTGCGGCACAAACCACACAAGCATGCTGGTATCTGGGCGGATGTCATCAGTAAGGATCTGGTTAACAACGGGCGAAAGATCAAGAAAGGCCGTCAGATTAAAGCCAAATCGGGTTATCAACTGGTGAAGACGCCTGTCGGTGGCTTTCCGATCGCTTTACTGAAACTTGTTCCTGTGACAGGACGCACCCACCAGCTACGGATTCAATGCAGCAAGCATGGCCATCCGATCGTGGGGGACCGCAGCTACGGCAATTTCCGCTTCAACAAGGAAGTCGTTCTGGAGACGGGTGAGAAGCGCATGATGCTGCATGCGTCCGAGTGCATCGTAAACTACACCTACAAGGGCAAGGCAAAGACCTTTCGGGCGCATTCTGAGCTTCCTGAAGCATTTCAAGCAGTGCTGGGATTCCGTCCGGGCATGGGGAAGCCCAGGCCCACTGAAAACCAGTCGGAAAAACAGGATTCCGCAAACCTGAAGGGGCGTCGGTTTAAAGCGGTTTGA
- a CDS encoding AAA family ATPase yields the protein MSTLEASAEEFTATFKRIRSEVGKFIVGQDDIIENVLIAVCCGGHVLLEGVPGLGKTALVNTLAKALDLKFQRIQFTPDLLPSDVVGTQVLVESEGRRSLQFQQGPVFCNILLADEINRATPKTQSALLETMQEKRVTVANQTHSIGNPFFVLATQNPIENDGTYPLPEAQLDRFFFKLSVELPSHADFLEILNRTGGNSQPDIEAVAHGEDIIEMGRVLREIPIDEDVQNFLVKIVRATHPDHEDSPEKVRTFVRNGASPRAAQAILAASRARALLDGRFHVAREDVEKSAIPAMRHRLILSFEGEAEGISADEVIRAAIEESLVR from the coding sequence ATGAGCACATTGGAGGCTTCCGCCGAAGAGTTTACCGCAACATTCAAACGCATCCGATCCGAGGTGGGTAAATTTATTGTCGGTCAGGATGATATCATTGAGAATGTTTTAATCGCCGTTTGCTGTGGCGGTCACGTGCTTTTGGAAGGTGTGCCGGGCCTGGGGAAGACGGCATTGGTGAATACCCTGGCCAAGGCGCTGGATCTGAAGTTTCAACGCATCCAGTTTACGCCGGACCTTTTGCCTTCTGATGTTGTGGGCACGCAGGTACTGGTGGAATCGGAAGGGCGCCGTTCGCTGCAGTTTCAACAGGGGCCGGTTTTCTGTAATATTCTTCTCGCGGACGAGATCAACCGCGCCACCCCCAAGACGCAGTCCGCGCTTCTGGAAACCATGCAGGAGAAGCGTGTTACGGTCGCCAACCAAACCCACAGCATCGGCAATCCGTTTTTTGTGCTGGCGACCCAGAACCCGATTGAAAACGACGGTACGTATCCTTTGCCCGAAGCGCAGCTGGACCGCTTCTTTTTTAAACTCAGCGTCGAACTTCCCAGCCACGCAGACTTCCTCGAAATTCTGAATCGCACCGGTGGCAACAGTCAGCCCGATATCGAAGCAGTCGCTCATGGTGAGGATATTATTGAGATGGGGCGGGTCCTGCGCGAAATTCCGATCGACGAAGACGTGCAGAACTTTCTCGTGAAAATCGTGCGGGCCACGCATCCCGACCACGAGGACTCGCCGGAAAAAGTGCGGACCTTTGTGCGTAACGGGGCCTCGCCCCGTGCGGCTCAGGCAATTCTTGCCGCGTCACGGGCAAGAGCCCTACTTGACGGACGCTTTCATGTGGCAAGAGAGGATGTCGAGAAATCCGCGATCCCGGCCATGCGGCATCGTTTGATTCTATCTTTTGAGGGTGAAGCCGAAGGGATCTCAGCGGATGAGGTGATTCGTGCGGCGATCGAAGAGTCACTCGTTCGATGA
- a CDS encoding Maf family protein: MRVNAAQPTQLILASASPRRRELLERMRLRFEIQPADVEEDNNPVHGPSEMVAANAALKASALCSSFPNALILGSDTTVALDEEVLNKPASLGEARAMLQRLSGRSHTVYTAVALYWQNGKLEEVFTERSEVEFKPFGVEVIEEYIQLVNPLDKAGAYGIQQAREMIIESVDGSVENVMGLPVQALAQRLAELKFDFRV, encoded by the coding sequence ATGCGTGTGAATGCGGCACAACCCACTCAGTTGATTCTGGCTTCGGCCTCGCCTCGCCGGCGGGAGCTGCTTGAGCGCATGCGCCTGCGGTTTGAAATTCAACCTGCCGATGTGGAGGAGGATAATAATCCGGTTCACGGCCCTTCCGAAATGGTTGCGGCAAATGCGGCATTGAAAGCGTCTGCATTGTGCTCCTCGTTTCCAAATGCTTTGATTCTAGGATCTGATACGACTGTGGCCCTGGATGAAGAAGTCCTCAATAAGCCCGCGAGTCTGGGGGAGGCCCGTGCCATGCTGCAACGTTTATCCGGGCGGAGCCATACCGTTTACACTGCGGTCGCCCTATACTGGCAGAACGGTAAGCTGGAGGAGGTGTTTACGGAAAGGAGCGAGGTGGAATTCAAGCCCTTTGGCGTGGAAGTGATCGAAGAATATATTCAATTGGTGAACCCGCTGGACAAGGCCGGTGCCTACGGGATACAGCAGGCGCGGGAGATGATTATTGAGTCTGTCGACGGCTCGGTCGAAAATGTCATGGGTTTGCCGGTGCAGGCACTCGCGCAAAGACTTGCTGAACTCAAGTTTGATTTTAGGGTCTAA
- a CDS encoding VWA domain-containing protein codes for MIEFLTYKPLFLCLIVAGLVVFYRYSLVDRPRRMKLASFACRLIGLLLLILAVCRPYFKAQSDNMHLALLVDVSESMEISEMDEAREQAEEAINSLNPGDSHSLFIFAEGLREIDLDGLDAFIESCEGGVADAAFRSASRWSDAMLTARLSFPSGKSKRMVVFSDGAANGYGLTDAMEQMAEEGIDVRFSRKESLKKAEAALIELAPATKFAFEGEIVRLRVGMRANRDMSAQLRILHKGVVVAEQQVALKAGKSNFANADIEMTSSGASRWEAEIVPDEDHFLVNNRMAATIEVKGRPRVLVLHQKSRDMRPFARAMEKQGIELDVRGARGLPDTLEGILAFDAVVLSDVPATDLRPVQMQYLKRYVSEFGGGLAMLGSENSFGLGGYYRTPVEEVLPLTSRFEKEKQKPSLAMALVIDKSGSMNGVPIALARQAAKSAAELLSGNDQIAVIGFDSQPVVICDMTSAGNKGLIANSIDSLAAGGGTNLYPAMLLGRDMLDRASARIKHMIILSDGQTSGGDYLALTQDMANRGVTVSTVALGGGAARELMNSIAQTGRGRYYETNDPASVPQIFTKETMQASKSAIKEDLFGSIQASDHPVLSGYENAELPLVLGYVMTRPNPTAQVLLVAESGDPLLAVTRYGLGTGLAYTSDLTERWGSEWLAWPGGAKFWAQVLRGILKKETGTGMTVRTNVEADRLHVEVLRQDSAMRPVNQIKWSADAIDQTGNSREMILRQSGLGRYKGTVDLRGLERVSLNIRDEDYGRSRVVRWQRPYPAEYRLGAEIPEDVSTLAAYDPSMIHEGLEPVTIRRSATPLLVILAMVFFMLGIALRRL; via the coding sequence ATGATTGAGTTTCTCACATACAAGCCCCTGTTCCTGTGCCTGATTGTCGCCGGCCTGGTGGTATTTTATCGTTATTCCCTGGTCGACCGGCCCCGCAGGATGAAACTCGCATCCTTTGCCTGCCGGCTGATCGGCTTGTTGCTTTTGATTCTGGCAGTCTGCCGGCCCTACTTTAAGGCGCAGAGCGACAATATGCATTTGGCCTTACTGGTGGATGTTTCGGAGTCGATGGAGATTTCCGAGATGGATGAGGCGAGGGAACAAGCAGAAGAGGCAATTAACTCTTTGAATCCGGGCGACAGTCATTCGCTGTTCATTTTTGCCGAGGGCTTGAGAGAAATCGATTTGGATGGGCTCGATGCTTTCATCGAATCATGCGAGGGTGGTGTGGCCGATGCTGCGTTTCGTTCAGCGAGCCGCTGGTCGGATGCGATGTTGACAGCCCGTCTTAGCTTTCCCTCAGGCAAGTCCAAGCGGATGGTGGTTTTTTCGGATGGTGCGGCGAATGGCTACGGGCTCACTGATGCCATGGAACAGATGGCCGAGGAGGGTATTGATGTGCGTTTTAGTCGTAAGGAATCGCTGAAAAAAGCTGAGGCGGCACTCATCGAGTTGGCACCGGCGACCAAATTTGCTTTTGAGGGCGAAATAGTCCGCCTCCGGGTCGGTATGCGGGCCAACCGTGATATGAGCGCACAACTTCGTATTCTCCATAAGGGTGTGGTTGTGGCTGAACAGCAGGTCGCGTTGAAAGCCGGGAAGAGCAACTTCGCGAATGCCGATATTGAAATGACCAGCTCGGGAGCCAGTCGATGGGAGGCCGAGATTGTGCCCGATGAGGACCATTTCCTGGTGAATAACCGCATGGCGGCCACGATCGAAGTCAAGGGGCGGCCGCGAGTGCTGGTATTACACCAGAAGAGTCGTGACATGCGTCCTTTTGCACGGGCCATGGAAAAACAAGGTATTGAACTGGATGTGCGCGGCGCACGCGGGTTACCGGACACCCTGGAAGGCATCTTGGCATTCGATGCGGTGGTGCTTTCAGATGTTCCGGCCACGGATCTGCGGCCCGTGCAAATGCAGTATTTGAAACGATATGTTTCCGAGTTTGGAGGTGGCTTGGCCATGCTCGGTTCGGAAAACTCTTTTGGTCTTGGAGGATATTATCGTACGCCGGTGGAAGAAGTGTTGCCTCTCACCTCCCGTTTCGAAAAGGAAAAGCAAAAACCATCTTTAGCCATGGCTCTGGTCATCGATAAGTCCGGTTCCATGAATGGCGTGCCTATCGCTCTGGCACGTCAAGCCGCCAAGTCCGCCGCAGAGTTGCTGAGCGGGAACGACCAGATCGCCGTCATCGGTTTTGACAGTCAGCCGGTCGTGATCTGCGACATGACTTCAGCGGGTAACAAAGGCTTGATAGCAAATTCCATCGACTCCCTCGCAGCCGGGGGCGGGACGAACTTGTATCCTGCCATGCTTCTTGGGCGCGACATGCTGGATCGTGCTTCAGCCCGGATAAAACATATGATTATCTTGTCCGATGGTCAGACTTCGGGCGGGGATTACCTGGCCTTGACCCAGGATATGGCGAATCGGGGGGTGACGGTTTCCACGGTTGCGCTCGGCGGCGGCGCGGCCCGCGAGTTAATGAACAGTATCGCGCAGACCGGTCGAGGGCGCTACTATGAGACGAATGACCCCGCCTCGGTCCCTCAGATTTTCACTAAGGAAACCATGCAGGCCTCGAAGTCGGCGATTAAGGAAGATCTTTTTGGTTCGATTCAGGCGAGTGATCACCCAGTACTGTCCGGCTATGAGAATGCGGAGTTACCACTGGTGCTCGGCTATGTCATGACTCGTCCCAATCCCACAGCCCAGGTGCTGCTTGTGGCCGAATCCGGTGATCCTTTATTGGCGGTTACGCGATACGGGCTCGGTACCGGCCTGGCTTATACTTCAGATTTGACGGAGCGCTGGGGGAGCGAGTGGTTGGCCTGGCCCGGGGGCGCGAAGTTCTGGGCGCAAGTGCTTCGCGGTATTTTGAAAAAAGAGACCGGTACGGGGATGACCGTGCGCACAAATGTCGAGGCTGACCGTTTGCATGTCGAGGTGTTGCGTCAGGATTCCGCCATGCGCCCGGTTAACCAGATAAAATGGTCGGCGGATGCGATTGACCAAACCGGTAATTCCCGTGAAATGATTCTGCGGCAGAGTGGGCTGGGGCGCTACAAAGGCACAGTTGATTTGCGTGGCCTGGAGCGTGTTTCCCTGAACATCCGGGATGAAGACTATGGGCGTAGCCGTGTCGTGCGTTGGCAGCGGCCCTATCCCGCTGAATATCGTCTCGGAGCAGAAATTCCGGAGGATGTATCCACGCTGGCCGCATACGATCCGTCAATGATCCACGAGGGGCTCGAGCCCGTTACGATCCGTCGCTCGGCAACTCCGCTGCTTGTCATACTGGCTATGGTCTTCTTTATGTTGGGCATCGCCCTTCGGCGCCTGTAA
- a CDS encoding DUF58 domain-containing protein — protein sequence MKSTESLTDARFIQRLESLYLLARKVLGGTLQADRKSTRKGAGITFADYAEYQMGDDYRSIDWRVYARFDELVVKLFELEEDATIYILLDCSHSMKSKFLMARQLAAGLGYIGLNCLDRLSVYSLADRLDPILDPTRGRARVFPFLRKLDEQQTVGKDTDFTTCCKTFQARRHRKGMVIVVSDFLFPGGYEQGLKLLNWHGHDVYCLQVHDPADLKCDWKGDVDVQCVESDAHMRVTVSPKEARAYEDAIAAWNNGLKKECARRGIGLASVTSEVAFDAVIQDILRRGGLVA from the coding sequence ATGAAGTCGACCGAGTCATTGACGGATGCGCGCTTCATTCAGCGCCTGGAATCGCTCTATTTGCTGGCCCGCAAGGTGCTCGGTGGGACGTTGCAGGCTGACCGTAAATCCACGCGTAAGGGGGCCGGGATTACATTTGCGGATTATGCCGAATACCAGATGGGGGATGATTACCGCTCCATCGACTGGCGTGTCTACGCACGTTTCGACGAACTGGTGGTCAAACTGTTCGAACTGGAAGAAGACGCGACAATTTACATTCTGCTCGATTGCAGTCATTCGATGAAGAGCAAGTTCCTCATGGCCAGACAGCTTGCGGCGGGCCTTGGTTACATCGGCTTGAACTGCCTCGACCGATTGTCGGTTTACTCGCTCGCGGATCGCTTGGATCCGATTCTGGATCCTACCCGTGGGCGTGCGCGTGTTTTTCCCTTCCTTCGAAAGCTGGATGAGCAGCAGACCGTGGGTAAGGACACTGATTTTACGACCTGCTGTAAGACTTTCCAGGCGCGGCGGCACCGTAAAGGCATGGTGATCGTGGTGTCCGATTTTCTTTTTCCGGGTGGTTACGAACAAGGGCTCAAATTACTGAATTGGCACGGTCATGACGTCTATTGTTTGCAGGTACACGACCCGGCGGATTTGAAATGCGACTGGAAGGGCGATGTCGATGTGCAATGCGTCGAGAGCGATGCGCACATGCGTGTGACGGTCTCTCCGAAAGAAGCCCGAGCTTATGAAGATGCGATTGCGGCTTGGAATAACGGATTGAAAAAGGAATGCGCGCGCCGGGGGATCGGTCTGGCTTCAGTGACCTCGGAGGTGGCTTTTGATGCGGTGATACAGGATATTTTGCGAAGAGGGGGTTTGGTCGCGTGA
- a CDS encoding lytic transglycosylase domain-containing protein — protein MDHHYLRDERMLVRLAVVLGIVVGVLAFILAKSMTSRVEQVSPEKVWTYVQEASDQKGLDPEFVYALAWAESSLNAKARSSVARGMMQLTKSAWREVSEESYRHAWDWKTNIRVGVDYLAFCRDFLKRHDAFSYPLLAASYRYGPYYVQKRGFDLNQVRAPKNEIYKRIFEGNIRPVRPPAIADY, from the coding sequence ATGGATCATCACTACCTCCGCGATGAACGTATGCTGGTTCGTCTTGCGGTCGTGCTGGGTATCGTTGTCGGTGTTTTGGCATTCATACTGGCGAAAAGTATGACCTCGCGCGTTGAACAGGTGTCACCAGAGAAAGTTTGGACCTATGTTCAAGAGGCTTCCGATCAGAAAGGACTCGATCCTGAGTTTGTCTACGCGCTCGCTTGGGCGGAAAGCAGTCTCAATGCCAAGGCGCGCAGCTCCGTCGCCCGAGGAATGATGCAGCTCACCAAGTCGGCTTGGCGTGAGGTTTCGGAGGAATCCTACCGTCATGCCTGGGACTGGAAGACCAACATTAGAGTGGGGGTGGACTATCTCGCATTTTGTCGTGATTTCCTGAAGCGCCACGATGCATTTTCCTATCCTCTCCTGGCTGCCAGTTATCGCTACGGACCCTACTACGTGCAAAAGCGGGGCTTTGATCTCAACCAGGTGCGTGCCCCGAAAAACGAGATCTATAAACGTATTTTCGAAGGGAATATCCGACCCGTGCGGCCTCCGGCCATAGCGGATTATTGA
- a CDS encoding vWA domain-containing protein: protein MSLLSPIWLWSLLALPLLAALYFLKVRPRRKPTNAYFLWQQIYQQKSSSAFFRRLRDLWSLLLMLLAFALLAFALSNPRIDSKDDSDLIIVMDSSASMQAFEGGSSLLDRAKDEAVEMVKALNGTRQAAVASLDSRLNFQSHLSSHPRQLLEAIDAISASDQSLDTDAMRQLGGIVAAEDSPYRVVFLTDGRHGLESYPEGIETLVLASERLPNCGFVAADLQWQPGRPGVASFYCRVFNSGEEPATVDFELVHAATGVIGKYASLTIPPGEALEQVYELVGVDPGEWKANLVVDDALALDNSITLGLNPRQPLFVGIEAGNRWFFENCVRAFARAGDVLQVAAEGAPIRLSEGPVNTEAPMRIVFRPEGDSLFWSELGEPLPPVLAETLIPEHPILQHVELKDFGFPGAREIEVPPGSVVLMATEQGVPLIYKTFLEGQQAVVMNFDPSQEDFFLSPWFPVLIHAAALHLANRENEFAPVYATGFAVELPGEATTAWQVTGPDGVNREMFGGQSLRFGSAGAYQLTSEEGSWVLGAGLLSPVDSNLRASEAVELVAIASGWPIAIWLLLLGLLILTAESVLYHRRKVG, encoded by the coding sequence GTGAGTTTGCTATCGCCCATCTGGCTTTGGAGCTTGCTCGCGCTGCCCCTGCTTGCGGCCCTGTATTTCCTCAAGGTCCGGCCCAGGCGTAAACCGACGAACGCTTATTTTCTGTGGCAGCAGATTTATCAGCAAAAGTCTTCCAGCGCTTTTTTTCGGCGCCTTCGCGATTTATGGTCTCTGTTACTTATGCTGCTCGCTTTCGCATTGCTGGCATTCGCGCTATCGAATCCGCGGATCGATTCGAAAGATGACAGTGATCTGATCATCGTGATGGATAGCTCTGCCTCGATGCAGGCTTTCGAAGGAGGAAGCAGTTTACTAGACCGGGCGAAGGATGAAGCCGTTGAGATGGTGAAGGCGCTTAATGGCACCCGCCAGGCGGCAGTGGCCTCGCTTGATTCCCGTTTGAATTTTCAATCACATCTGAGTTCCCATCCGCGTCAGCTATTGGAGGCGATCGACGCAATCAGCGCCAGCGACCAAAGCCTCGATACGGATGCGATGCGACAGTTGGGAGGAATCGTTGCGGCGGAAGACAGTCCATATCGTGTCGTCTTTTTAACGGACGGGCGCCACGGTCTCGAAAGCTATCCCGAAGGTATTGAGACGCTGGTCTTGGCCTCGGAGAGATTGCCGAACTGCGGCTTTGTTGCGGCAGATTTGCAGTGGCAGCCCGGACGACCCGGAGTGGCCAGTTTCTACTGTCGTGTCTTCAACTCCGGCGAGGAGCCCGCAACGGTCGATTTTGAACTGGTGCATGCTGCAACCGGTGTCATCGGTAAATATGCCAGTCTTACCATTCCGCCCGGCGAGGCACTGGAGCAGGTTTATGAATTAGTGGGCGTTGACCCAGGGGAGTGGAAGGCGAATTTGGTCGTGGATGATGCGCTTGCTTTGGACAACTCGATTACGCTCGGGCTCAATCCACGGCAACCCTTGTTTGTCGGGATTGAGGCGGGCAATCGCTGGTTCTTTGAGAACTGCGTGCGTGCCTTTGCCCGAGCCGGCGATGTTCTGCAGGTCGCCGCAGAAGGTGCTCCCATACGCCTTAGCGAAGGACCTGTGAATACGGAAGCGCCCATGCGGATCGTGTTCAGACCGGAGGGCGATTCATTGTTTTGGTCTGAATTGGGCGAGCCTTTGCCGCCGGTACTCGCTGAAACACTCATTCCGGAACACCCTATTCTGCAGCATGTTGAGCTTAAGGACTTTGGTTTTCCGGGCGCGCGCGAAATAGAGGTGCCTCCCGGTTCAGTCGTGTTGATGGCGACAGAGCAAGGTGTGCCTCTGATTTACAAGACATTCCTCGAAGGCCAGCAGGCCGTGGTCATGAATTTTGATCCATCACAGGAGGACTTTTTCCTCTCTCCATGGTTTCCCGTGTTGATACATGCCGCCGCTCTTCACCTAGCCAATCGTGAAAATGAGTTCGCCCCGGTTTATGCCACCGGTTTTGCCGTCGAGCTACCCGGAGAGGCGACCACGGCGTGGCAAGTCACCGGTCCTGATGGCGTAAACCGTGAGATGTTTGGGGGGCAGTCGCTTCGCTTTGGATCGGCAGGCGCCTATCAGTTGACAAGCGAAGAGGGGAGCTGGGTCCTGGGGGCCGGATTGCTTTCCCCGGTCGATTCCAATCTCAGGGCATCGGAGGCCGTCGAGCTTGTCGCCATCGCGTCCGGCTGGCCGATTGCGATTTGGCTTCTTCTGCTGGGTTTGTTAATACTGACGGCTGAATCCGTGCTCTACCATAGGAGGAAAGTAGGCTAA